tttcatgatatcattcttggtatcTCTTATTGATCTTGGTATCCAAACTTACAAACATCTCCTTGTTCTTATGAAGGATAGAGATCTTGACTTTGGAGTGTTATGTAATTGTTGCCCCTTTAGactaaaagaaaaattatattatgATATATTCCATTACTAGAAAGGATAAGATAAAAGATATTTCATATCAGAAAGCAATTAGGTGTAGCTCAGATGACATTGACTCATTCAAAGACAAGCAATATATTTTAGAGTTGAATCTATTAAAGTTGGAGTATGAAAAGAAATTTTTTGGTGCTaataagaaactgatataattaGTTTGAATAGTGTTGCCTTGCATAGTGCTCAGTAAAGGGAGAAAACTCATGTAGCTGAATTGGTACAAACACCACTTGGTGATGATAATGATGACAATGAAGTGATAGGTATTGCTATAAATTCATCTGCTCGTTAATCATTTATTTTTCAGATCATTGTTTGAAGGTAATAGTGAGCACGAATGTCTTACCAGATCTTTTATTACATCATTTTTCATTAGTAGGTTTAGCCATTATAGCATCAACCTTTATTATTTGATTTGTTGTCACAATTCATCTTTGTAGGTTAAGCATCTTTTGGATGGAGGAATGGATGTCAATGTCACTACTTTCGGTCCCAAGGCTCATGGTGTAACTCCTCTTCATCTTGCTGCACAAGGTGGGCACATCAAGGTTATGGATGAGTTACTGGAGCGGGGTGCTAACATTGATGCACGAACAAAGGGAGCTTGTGGATGTAAGATTTATGTCTTGAACTATAGCCTATTATATTACTATTCCTTTTCATGGTTTTGTAGCTTTTTAACTGTGCCATGCCCCTTTGTCTCAAAATGATAAATGAGCTGTTTAAACATGgattctttccttgcttggaaacCTATCTGTTATGATGGTTATTTTTCCTTTGGTAGTGTCATTTCTTTTGTCTCCCATGTCTCTCAGACATGAGAACCTAATTTAGGCCCCCATATCAAGTTGTAGGTTAAGAAGGTTGATAGGCTAGAAGAGGAAACTACTATTGATTAGGGCTCAAGTATATTGGGTCAATGGGGCCTAACAAAATTTATCAGTTCTTTTAGCTGGGTTTTTCATGATAGGCTTGTGTCAGAGTGCTCTTATCTGACAGTTAGGTGTATGGAAAGACTACCTATCAAACAACCATTGGGTCATTATTATTGACTTAAAGTTAAGCAAGTATATTATTATTTGCTGTAGTTTATATCACTTTTAGCTTCTCTCAAGTCATGATTGCTCCTAGTGAACTTTTCCTCGTATGTGGGTGTGGCTTAGCTTTTATGTGccctttttaaatttttctagtaGGTACAACTGACATTTCTTGTTACTACCCTACTTCCATCTCTCCCCAAACACATAGATCGCATGTAGCCTATTTAGCTGGGAGTTCTAGGGGTGGGCGTAGGTTAGCTTTGGGCTTATTTATAACAAAATATTGATCCAACCTGATTTGGATTCGGGTTAAAAAAAATACCGATATACAAACCtatatctgattttttttttcttaaaaaagaaaactgaaactaaaattttttattttgattcggtttggtttggtttggtttcagGGATATTTAATTATCAAGGATTTGggagattttgaatttttatactAGTTCCACTAAACTTTAGAGACGCAAACTATAAGGTGTGATACAAAAAATCATATCATGTGAAGAGTCTAGCAAcagaattattaaaaaatatataagaaattTACATTGATACAAACTAAACAAAATTATGAAATTGAATAAAGACCaataattcataagaactatATCAGAACAATATGCATTAAGAAAACACCAACACCTATAACTCTAAAGAATTTGTACAATTATTCTTCTTACTAAATATCAACCATCCCAAGTGTGACTAAATGAAAGCTTCAAAGAAATAACATTATTTACTATTTAACATAGACCCTAACTATTTTAAAAGGAACTGTTAAGAAGGGATGCCACAGAGATTTGTGTGGCTAATCTGGAAGAGAGGACAATGAAGGTTAAAAATAATGTGGAATGAAAAAAGGATAACACTGGAAGGGATGTTAGAAGGgagaaacacaaaaaaaaaaatatccttgTGAGATCGTGGAACACAATAGTGATGTTTAAGGGGACATGAAAAGTGGAAGTGGCATGGAGTTGCTGACATTGAAGTAAAAAGTTGGAGGCAAGAGAGGGCAAGGGAAGATGGCAAAGGGTGGATGTTTAAAACTAATTGATCAATCTCGTAAGATCATGGAACAATAGTAGGTGGAACAGGGTCAATTTGATTTGGCTTTGGATATATTGGGTTTTTGCCCACCCACCCACAGTGAATTCTATTTCTTCTGTCGAATATAAAGGCCTCATAATGTATGTGCATTTGACTGGCACCGGAAGCAATTGCAATTGCAAAAATAATAATCTCCATAATCTAATTGGAGATTTTTTGTATTTTGtgattatatatattataataataatatccATCTTCAAGATGTGCTTGTTGTTGTACTAATAGGCTCATTTGTGTACTTTGTTCTGATGAATCAGGGACTCCTCTCCATATTGCAGCCAAGGAAAGAAATAAGAAAGCTATCAAGTTCCTCGTTGAAAATGGCGCGTTCCTGCCACCAGATATGAATGACAACCGGTTCAATCCACCCCTCCATTACTGTCCTGGACTTGAATGGGCCTACGAGATCAAACGCAAGCAAGACGATGGTCTTTCTATTTCTGGAACTTCTTATAGCTCGGAGAGCTAATAAACCTGATTCTGCAAAACTTGCAAGTATCATCATCTCTTAAACGTCCCTTAACTGTTCTAGAGGAAGGATGTAAGATTTGACGACTGTCGGAGGATGAAACAGCTACTGGAAACCTATCAATGTATTTACATTTCAAATAATTCATATCTTACTCTTAAAAGTTTGCTTGCACTTTCTTAGGGATTTTACCCCTGTAATTCCAATCGACTCTTGACAAGGGATCATATTAGTGAAAGGTGTTGGCTATTTAGATGAGTCTCCGGTTTCGATGAACTGAATAATTTGATTACTGAAAAAAAATGTTGCTAAAATATTATCCGCTTCGTGCGATCCTTTCAGATTCCTATTCGTTACAAGGTCTCATGGATCATACTGAAAGGTTTTAGCTTTATAGGTTCTCTTCCATCCATGCTCCCCTAGTTAAAAAACATATTGTTCTATACAAATGTGTGCCATAAGATAAGAATTAGATTTGTTCAACCGGTCAGTTTACCGGTTTATTAGTTCGGGTTAATTTTAGTTTACCGTTGGTTATGCGGAACTAGTTAACCGACTGATATTCTTCTCGATTGAACTGGTTCGGTCGGTTAACCAATTCCAACCGAGAATTGGTGGGCCTAGGTAAGTGGGATGTGGGCTAGTTattgggtttttttttttaaaaaacaatacaAACTAATTAAAAGAAAACCCAAGTCAAAACTCCTCTCGTGACccgtcactttttttttttttttttctctctctctctttctctctgttTCTCCTCGACTATGTCCAAATTCTCGATTTTTGCCCTAGACGACTGGTAGGCATCGCTGTAGACGTCGAGTCACCAACGTTGTCCAAGAGCAGTCTTCGCCACCCCGCCATCTTGTGCTACTCTATTGATCGGTGTTGGCATGATGTTGTGTTGCCGACGTAGTCGATGATGGTTCGACCTTCTTCCAAGCAAAAGGAACCGGAAGCTCCAATCGCATCAAAACAGAGGCCACCATGGCACCGTCAGTCATCGTCACTGACTCCGTCAGAGCGCACAGAAGCAGTCACACTCACATAGGTAGCCCCGTTATCACTGTAGCAGAAGAATTGAACAAGTTGTTTTCTCTTTTTGAAACTTGGACTTCAAAATAGAAGCAACGTGAAGAATTAATTGTGCTCGATATATTACAGAATGACCCCATAGCAACTGAAGACTCTAACAAGAACATTGAGAGTGACGACAGCTATGGCTCACGATCGATTGAAGATATCAAGAACAAACGAAAAAGAGCTGGGGGTAGTGTTGGTTCTCGAAAGAAGCATTCAGTCGTCTGGGAGCATTTtgaaacttatattaataaagatgATGGAATTCAAAGGGCAGGGTGTTTGCATTGTAGTTATGTTTACTATGCAGATCCAAGTAAAAATGGCACTACTCTCTGAGGCAACATATTCCTAAGTGTCCAAACAATCCTCTCAACAGAAAGGACTTAAAGGTGTCTAGCAAAGTAAAAGTCAATTTACTGGCTTGAAAATTCGATCAAACCACAATTAAAATGTTGTTTCTTATATGATCATAGTAGATGAGTTGTCTTTTAGATTTGTAGAGGGTAAGGGTTTTCAATACTTAATGAGTGTGGCTTGTCCTTCATTTTCTATTCCGTCTCGGTCTACTCTTACT
This Zingiber officinale cultivar Zhangliang unplaced genomic scaffold, Zo_v1.1 ctg27, whole genome shotgun sequence DNA region includes the following protein-coding sequences:
- the LOC122037345 gene encoding phytochrome-interacting ankyrin-repeat protein 1-like, coding for MPPEQQQVKTRSCLSSRHLFKQRSRERDDRGWTLLHIGARKGDLKEVKHLLDGGMDVNVTTFGPKAHGVTPLHLAAQGGHIKVMDELLERGANIDARTKGACGWTPLHIAAKERNKKAIKFLVENGAFLPPDMNDNRFNPPLHYCPGLEWAYEIKRKQDDGLSISGTSYSSES